In Actinomyces marmotae, the DNA window GGGGCGTCGTCTGCTCGGCGCGCACGGCGATCATGGGCCGGGCCGCGTAGTAGGCGGGGTCGTTGAGGGGGACGACGGCGGACAGGCCGTCGAAGCCGCCGCGCATGAACACGCAGACGAGCAACTCGTTCCCGCCGTCCGCTGCGGGGGCCGCGAAGGAGTATCGGGGCATGGACGTGCTCGTCAGCAGCGCGCCGAAGCCGGCGGCCGCGCCGGCCAGGACGTGGCGGCGCTTGACATTCGTGGGGCCGCCGTCGACGTGGTCGACCTCGGTGAGCTCGGGCAGATCGTGCTTCTCGGTGACGTAGCCGTCGGCCTGGCAGCAGGTCATGCGCGTGGTCCGCCCGCCGACGTCGACCAGGAGGGCGTCCTGGGCCTCGTCGTGATGGTGCATGGGGGTGACGATGTCCTCCCTCATGAGGGCGGCGCCCTGGGTGAAGCGGGTCTTGCGGTTCCTGGGCTCCGAGCGCTCCATGGTTGTCTCGTCTCCTCTCAGCGCAGCAAGGCATAAGGACTGCAGAAGCACAGGCGGACCGCGTGCTCGGCGAAGGCAGGCAGGTGCTTGTCAGTGACGGTCCAGGTGGCCGCGGTGCCGGTGCCGGGCAGGCCGGCGAGCACCTCGGCGACCCCGGAGAGCTCGGCGTCTGCCCAGGCGTAGCCCGTGAGGTGCCAGGTGATGCGCCGCGCCGTCTCCAGCGCAGGCTGGCCGGCGGCGATGGACAGCGCCGTGGGCCAGTCGGTCCTTCCCGACTCCCTCTTATCGCCGTCGACGGCGTTCTGGGCGCCGTTCCACAGGGCCATCGTGATCCCCGCGGACATCCAGTACTCGGCGGTGTCCGGGTAGCCGTCAACGGTCCCGTACATCCGGGGCTCGTGGCCGGCCTCCTTAATGAGCCAGCCATAGGTGCCCAGGTTGAAGTAGTCGCCGACGTTGACGTCCCCGTGGGCGACGGCGACCCGGGCGTGGGCGGCACGGGCGATCGTCATGTAGAACTCCGTGGGGCGGCGCCATTTCCTGCCTACCGAGGCGGCGAAGTCGGGATGGGTGAGCGCGGCCTTGACGGCGGAGGCGATGGATGTGTCGTTGTCCAAGTAGGCCTTCGCGATCGCCTCCACGGCGGCGTCGGAGGGCTCGTCGGCGATGTAGCGGCGGGCGATCCTCTTGGCGAGCCTGAGAGCGGTGGGCCGCAGGTGGCACAGGTGCTCGACATAGCGCTTGAGCATGCGCTGACCGGCGGAGGCATCCGTGTTGGCGTCGGAGAAGCCCAGCACGTCGACGCTCCCGACCGCGTGCTGCTCGGGCCGGTAGACGTAACTCATGGTGGTCCAGTCGTTGCCGTTGCCGGTCAGGATGCGGGTGGAGGCCTTGACGTCCTCCTCCGAGTAGGAGTCGCGCCCCACGGTGTAGAGTTCTAAGAGCTCGCGCCCCAGGTTCTCGTTGGGGTTGTCCTTGGTGGAAGCGGTGTTGTCCAGCTCGCGCAGCAGAGCGGCGTTGGTCACCGCGGCGTAGAGGAGGTCGGCGTAGCGGCCCAGCGCGTGCTTGCGCAGCAGGACGTCGAACTCCGTGATGAAGGGCTCCCCCTTGCCGTGGATGGGGACGTAGACGTGGTCCGCCATGAGCTCGACGACGGACTCGGCCAGGACCCTGTTGCCGAAGCGCATCCGGGTCAGGGCGGCGTTGATGACCGACGGCGAGGCCTTGGCGGAGTGGTCGCCGGTGATCCGCTTGATCTCAAGGGCGGAGAGCCGGGACCACCCGTAGTGGCGTGAGACCAGGCTCTCGGCGTAGGTGTCATCGATGCCCTCGGGGGCCAGCTGCCTGTCGATCCAGGCGGTGGCGCCCATCGTCTCGATATCGGAGGCGATCTCCGCGGTGGCAGCGATGGAGGCGCGCCTGGCGAGGTGCCATGCAGAGGAGGTGCGCAGCCGGAGTCCGGGGGCAAGCCCGGAGGAGGCCTCAAGGTCCGCTGTTCCCGGGGCCTTGCGGTAGACGTCGAGGGCGTCGGTCTTGGCGGTCTCCGGGGCGCTCCCGCTGCCGGAGGAGAACGGGGCCTCACCGCTGTTGGCGCCAGCCGCACCGGCACCGGCCTGGGCCGTACCACCGGCCTGCGCCGCGCCACCGGTGCCGGCCTGGGCCGGCGATGCGGCCTGGGCGCCGTCGTCGGACACCCCGGAGCCGTCGCGCGCGCCACCCGCGCCCCGCACCCCGCTGGCGCCGTCGGCGTCATTCGTCCCGCTGCCCGCGGCGGAGGGATCCGGGCTGGTGTCGCCGGCGTCCCCCTCGTCGCCCCCGGCCACGGTTCGCTTCAGGGCGTCCGGCAGGGCCAGGGGCCCGCCCTCGCCCGAGGCCGGACCGCCCATGGCCGCCGCGGAAGAACTGCTCCCTGGGCCGCTCTCCCACAGCAGGGCGCTGAGCCCGCCGACCGCGCCAACCGCCGCCGTGCTCAGCGCGGCGAGCGCGACGCGACGTGATCCGACAGTGCTGGCGGTACCGCCTCCCGCGTGACGGGGGCCGGCCGGAGCGGGGCCATCGCTCATGGGGCGCTCGCTCAGGCTTTCGGCTCGTGGCACGGGTTGCCTCCTGTGTCGTGATGATGCTGACGCGCTGCGGAGAGCCTCTTCCCCCCTTGCAGGAGAGCCTCTTCCCCCCTTGCAATCGAGCACCACTGGGTCGTGCGCTCCATGCTAGAGCACCCTCACTAGGGCTTTGATCAGGGCTTTTTCAGGTTCTATTGACCAAATCACCAGATAGGCGGCGGTTTCTGGCACCCACTAGTGCTCTCACCTGCACTCCCATACCCCGGCGGGAGGGGGGAGGAAATCGCGCGGGCGGGGGATGATTCACAGAAATGTGAAGCACGTCCCTCTCTTCCCCGCGGGTCGGCCGGCGGGGCTCTTGGCAGCAGCCGCCTCCTGCCCCTGGTTCGCCCTCCCCGGGTCGGCCGGCGGAACTCTTGACAGCAGCCGCCTCCTGCCCCTGGTTCGCCCCCGCGGCTCGGCCGGCGGGCCAAGAGGACGGTTTCTGCTGGTCACACTGGTACCGCCGAGACGAAGATCCTGATCGCTCACGGCTGGGATGCCCGGGCTGCGCCAGGTAATGACGCCGTCGTGGGTCTGGTGGCCACAGCGCCCGCTCGCCGCTCATCGAGAAGCGGCAGTAGGCCTTCCATAGGGCAACTGTGGGCCGCCCAAAGCAGCGCTGGGCCGTCCAGGGCAGCGCTAAGCCATCCAAAGCAGCGCTCCCCGCGTTGCTCTCGACGGCCCTTCGGTGCTGCAAACGGCCCCGCGTTGCTCTCGGCGGCCCACCGATGCCCTCAACGATCCAGCAGCACCCAGGCCGGGTCCCGCGCAGGACGTCCAACAGACCAGCGACTCGGCCCACCGATGCCACAAACGGCCCAGCGCTACTCTCGACGGCCGACCGATGCCGACAACGGCCCCGCGTTGCTCTCGGCGGCCCAACGCTGTCCTCAACGGCCTACCGACGCCGCCCACCGATGCCGACAACGGCCCACCGATAGCAACAACGCGAAGAGCCCCGGACCTTGGGTCCGGGGCTCTATCCGCTCCCGCGAGCGGACTCGAACCACTAACCGATGGAACATCGTCGAGGGCAATGGCCTTGTCATCAGTGACGAGAGTTATGCCGCCCTCCTCGAATCCGCCGTCTGGCTGATCGATATCAACAGGCTCATCGACACTCTCGAACGGGTCGGCCGCAGAGTCCGCCCCTTCCGCCGCAACTACCCGATCTGGGTCAACAGCACCCTCGCCATCGGCAAGGCCTGGTCCAACTTCTACTCCCCGGAAGAGGTGTGCCCGCAGTCCGCCATGGACTCCCTGGACTCCCTCGCCGAGGTCCTGGACATGCTGACCCCCGCCCCGGGCAACCAGACCCACGAGCAACTCATGGATCTTGCGAACCAAATCTCCGAGGGCATCGAGAACGACCCGACTCTTACCGACCAGCTCCGCATCCACCTGCAGCGAGTGGTCAACCACCTGCGCAACTGCCTGGCCAACCCCGGCGCCTACAACCTTGCCGACTTCGCCGAGGCCGCAGACGACGCGGTCACCGCAGTCAAGGCCGCAGCAGGAGAGAGCACCGACAAGACGTGGAAAGAACGCTGGAGCAAGATCAGCACCCTTGTCGCCTACCCGACCATCGCCGGCCTGCTCACCAACGGCGTCAGCACGGCGGCCGGGGAAATCGCGAGTCACATCCTCAAGGCCATCGGCCAGGCATGAAGGCCTGAGCGGATCCAAGCCCATATCCAGGGCCGCCTCATCGACCGCGGTCAGAACATCGAGCTTCGCCCGCAAGTACCCCACGCGCTCCCCAGCAGGAACATCACCCGCTTCAAGACGCATCACCCGGCGAGCAACCCGAACCAGTGCCTCCCTATCCGGCTCCTCATCAGCCAACGAAGGCCACGAGGCACCATCAGGCCTGAACGCAGAAGCAATCTCCTCCTGGCTCAACTGTCGACTCGCCTGAGAAACAACCCCATCACCAGTCAGGAACGCCATCACGCCACCTCCTGACCGAGGCCCGAGGGATCCGCCTCGGTAGGCTCCGAGGCACCACCACCCGACAACGCCGCACAGCCACACGCAGCGCCGTCACCGCCTACCGAGGAGGAGTCATGAGCGAGACCAGGCACATCCCCCTGTCCGTCCGCATGGGCAAGAGACCGCCCTTCGAGCCCGTCGAGGGCGTCCCCGACTTCCTGTGGGAGCCGCTTCAGTTGTGGCTCATCGACGCCCTCGACGACGAAGGACTCGCTCGTTTCCTTGCCCTGAGCCTTCACATCCCGCTGAGGTCCGACTACGTCGGAAAGGATGCCGTCACTCTCTTCGTCGGGCAGATCGGGTACAACAGATCGCGCCGTGACCTCGACGCCCTCGACCTCGTCGACAACCTGCTCTCCCGCGGTCTCGGGGATGCGGACGTCCTGGACCTCATGCTCGACTTCGCCGGGCACGAACTGCGCGTGGCCCCCGACGGAAGCGGGCTCGTCCAGCGCCTCGACCCGAGCACCTGGGCGCTCTACACCAGAGCCACCAGCCCCGACGACAAAGCGAGTGAGCTTCTCGCGGACGCGTGGCGCCTGGCCTTCGGCCGCAACCCCGACCCCACCGCCGGCTGGGGCCAGGCCATCAAGGCCGTCGAGACCCTCCTCAAGCCGATCACCACCCCGGCGGACTCCAAGGCCACGCTCGGGAAGATGACCCGCGCGCTCACCGACAACCCGTCGAAGTGGGCGTGCCGACTGCCCGAACGCGCCTACAAGACCAACGGGCAGGGGACCGTCAAACCGCCGCTGGAGATCCTTGCGAACACCCTTCGCACCATCGGCTACCAGCCGGGCCGCCACGGGGGCGACCACACGGACAAGACCGACCAGGTCACGGCACGCAGCATGGTGCTGCTCGCGACCACCGTGGTGGCCTGGCTTCGGGATGGGGTCCTCCGCCTGAACGAGACCCCGTGAGCAACGCATCTCACGCAGGATGCCCCACAAGTACAGACGGGCACCATCAACGGTGAGCCAAGCCGGCGCGGCGGTGGGGGAACGCAGAACGAAGCGCTTCCCGTCCACCTGCCAGTCGACGAGGATGTCACGCGTGGCGCCCACAGCATGCCGGACAGCCTCCACATGGTCGTCCATGGCCAGGGCCTCATCGCGCACCCGATTCAACTTCAGTTGAACACGAGACGGCAGCATGGTGCGAAGCTCCGAGTAAGCACCCATCACGCCACCCCCTCAGTCGTCTCACCACGAGAAGTGGCTAGGATCCGGCGCATGGACGATCTCCTGACCCGCATAGGCGCGGTGGCCGGTGTACTGACATTCCTGCTCGTGCTCTGGCAGGAGGTGAGGAGTCGGCAGAAGCTGCCGATCCTAGAGATCAAGCCGCTCTTCCCCTCAACGCTTATCGACGGGAGATACAGAGACCAGGGCCTCGTGCGCAACACGGGGGGAAGTCGATGCCAGCGGGGTGCTCCTCTTCGACCCATGCGATAGAGAACTTGGTGCGGTCGCATCGCTCGCTCGGGTTCCGATGGGCGGCCAGGAGCAGTTCAGGTCCGCCCCCATCAACGATGAGACATGGTTCCTGGTCATGATGCGTCACCCCCACCGGCATGGGAAATACCTCGTGACCTGGCTGCCCGCCGTCCCAAACTCGGAACTGGCGGCCACAAGATTTCGAGTTCTCGCGCGTCCTTGGTGGCGCCACCTAGAACTGCGTCCAGCACATCGCATGCACGTCGCACCTGGAGCGCGAGTGACAGCGACATGGCCGTCTGAGCCGCGAGCGCTGCTGCGAGCCCGACAGCGCTATACACGTCGGGCCGAGCGAGCAGCAAGACGAACAGGGCGAACGCGGCGACAGCGCACCACACAGGACGACTGAGCGAACGACGCAAGACCATCACGCCGCCTCCCCACCAGAGGAGGCCGCGAGCGCGGCCGGGACCTGCGGGACCGAGGCGAGTCGCGCTCTGTACGCCTCGACATCATCCGGATTGAAGCGGCGCTGGCCCCCAGGCGTCCGCCTGACTGGGATCTCTCCTCGGTCGGCGGCTCGGACGACGGTGTCACGGCTGACCCCGAGGATCGCGGCAGCCTCAACAGAACTGAGTGAGGATCGCTTGTTCAAAGCATGCTTGCTCATGGCGAGCAACATACGCGGCATGTGCCGTCAGGTCAAGCATGCTTGGGTAACAAGCGCATTGCGTGGGTTGCGCGGTTGTGGCACACTCTCACCATGAGCATCGCACCACAACCGTCTTCGCTTTGGATTCCGAAGTGGACACTTGCTGACTACCTGCGCAAGGCGCGTCTCGAAGTGGGCATGTCGCAGCGAGACTTCGCCGCTGCGCTCGACGCCAAGCCCGGCACCTACGCGCAGTGGGAGGCGGGCAACACCCAGCCGCGCGACGTCGTCGCACTGGCGAAGCGGATCGAACTGCTGACCCGGATTCCCGCTGCCTGGATTCTGGGGCTGATGGACGGTCCACAGCCCTCACCAGACGGTCTCGGGAACGACGGAACCCCGGCCGTTGTGGCCGGGGCCCGTGGTGGGCTCCCGCGGCTGGACTCGAACCAGCAACCGTCCGATTAACAGTCGGATGCTCTGCCATTGAGCTACGCGGGAAAGGCGCTGAGCGCGGATAGAACTCTAGCAACACCGAGCCGGGGCGTCGAATCGTGCCGCGCCCGTGAATGCGCGCCAGACCGGGGCAAAGTCAGCGTGTGTCCAGACCCACACTGTCGCGGGCCTGCCGTAGGAGGGCCTCGAGCTCGGCGCGGTCCTCCGCCGTCGCCGCACTGGCGGGCTCTGGGGAGGCGACGGCGTAGAGGGCCCCGTCGGCGTCCCGCCGGATGGCAATCCGCGCCTGGGCTCCGCTGGGCAGGCTCCTGGTGACAAGGTGGACGAGGGAGGCCTCCACGCGCTGGCGCAGCGCTCGGGCGAAGCGGTCGACGGCGACGGGGCGGGCCGCGCCCCCCTGCTCGATCCGGGCGGGGACCGTGAGGGCCAGGCGCTGCTCGGGGGCGTCGGAGAGCGTGAGGGTGAAGGCACGGGCCTCGGCGTCCCAGGAGCCCTTGTCGATGCGGTCCCAGGGGTGCTCGGCGGCCAGGGCGTCGGCCGACACGATGACCAGACCGCTTGTCATGGCGACGGCCCAGGACTCCCCCGCCTCATCGATCGGCACGGCGCCCAGGAGCCTGCCCTGGGGCAACTGGGCCCGGCAGGGGGCTGGCAGGCCGGCGGGCGTGAGTCCCCCGCGCCGCCAGCGCCGCGGGCGCCGCTCGTCCTCATCTCGCCCGTGGGGTCGGGGCCAGCGCGCCGGGCTCATGGGCGCTGCCCGATCCGTAGGCGGCGGCGCTCCAGGCCGGTGATCTCCTCGAAGAGATCCCGGTAGCCCTCGTCCTCGGGGCTCATGCGCCGGTGCCGGGCGCGCAGTTCGGCCAGGCGGCGATTGATGTCGAGCCGCACCTGGGCGGCCAGGACGCCCTCGGCGTAGCGGCGCACCGCCTCGGCGTCGAACTCAGGGGATTTGCCGCGCGGCGCGGGCAGCGGCAGGGGGGCGACGACGAGCTCGGTGATGGCGGAGTCGACGGAGGTGATGGCCCCGCCACGCACGAGGTCGATCCAGTGGCGGATCGCGCGGGACTGGGCCTCGCGCGGCTCCATGCCGGCGGCGCTGGCGCGCTCGACGAGACCCGGCAGCGTGCTGGTGCCGCCAGCGGCCTGCACGGCCTCGAAAACCGCGCGGTGGATCGGGAGGGTGAAGGAGGCGGGGGCGATGTCGTCAGCGCCCGCCCGCTCGGCGACGAGCGGCATCTGCAGGATGACCTCCAGGGCCTGGCGCTCCAGGGCGGCCACCGGGTCATCCGCCGCGGGCAGGCCCGGGCGCGCCGCCGTGGCCGGCTGACCGCCGTCCTCCGGGGGCGGATCCTCGGCGCGCCAAGCGCGGCCCTCGTAGGCGCGCACGGCGGCGCGGGCCTCCTCGTTGGGCATGCCGACCCAGCCGGCCAGGCGCCGCGTGTACTCGCGGCGCAGGGCCCGGTCACGGATCCCGGCGACCACGGGCGCCGCGGCCCGCAACCCGGACACGCGCCCCTCGGCGGTATCCAGGTTGACGCTGCCCAGGGAGGTGCGGATGACGAACTCGAACAGGGGGATGCGCCGGGACAGCAGGCGCGGGATGGCCTGGTCGCCCTCCGCCATGCGCAGGTCGCAGGGATCGTAGCCGTGGGGGTCGACGGCGACGAAGGTCTGGGCGGCGAAGTGCTGGTCCTCGGCGTAGGCCCGCATGGCGGCCTTCTGACCCGCGGCGTCGCCGTCGAAGGTGAAGACGACCTCACCGCCGCGCGCGCGGTTGCCGGAGATGACGCCCGCAGAGGGATCGGCGACATCCCCCAGCAGGCGGCGCACGATCCGCACGTGCTCACTGCCGAAGGCGGTGCCGCAGGTGGCCACGGCGGTGGGCACGCCGGACAGGTGGGCGGCCATGACGTCCGTGTAACCCTCGACGACGACGATCGAGTGCTCGCGGGCGATGTCGCGCTTAGCGAGGTCGAGGCCGTAGAGGACCTGGGCCTTGTGGTAGATGGCCGTCTCCGGGGTGTTGAGGTACTTGGGGCCCTTGTCCTCCTCGGAGAGCCGCCGCGCCCCGAAGCCGAGCGTCGCGCCGGTGACGTCGCGGATGGGCCAGATGAGCCGGTCACGGAAGCGGTCGTAGACGCGGCGGCCGTCCTGACCGCCCTGGGAGCACAGGCCGGATTCCACGAGCTCTGCCTCGGTGTACCCGGCGTCGCGCAGGCGGCGGGCGAGGTTGTCCCATCCGGCCGGGGCGTAGCCGACGCCGAAGCGCTCGGCGGCGAGGCGGTCGAAGCCCCGCGAAGTGAGGAAGTCCCGCCCGTGCTGGGCGGCGGGCGTGGCGAGCTGCTCGATGAACCAGGACTCGGCGAGGCGGTTGGCGTCCAGGAGCCGCTGCCGGGTGCCCGGCTCGACGCCGCGGCGTACCTGACCGCCGCCCTCCTCGTAGCGCAGTTGCACGCCGACCCTCCCCGCGAGGTGCTCGACGGCCTCCGCGAAGGGCAGGTGGTTGATCTTCTGGATGAAAGAGATGACGTCCCCGCCCTCACCGCAGCCGAAGCAGTGGTACATGCCCACCTGGGGCCGGACGTGGAAGGAGGGGGTGCGCTCATCGTGGAAGGGGCACAGGCCCTTGAGCGAGCCGACGCCGGCGGGTTTGAGGGTGACGTGCTCGGCGACGACCTCATCGATCCGGGCGCGCTCGCGCACCGCGTCGATGTCCTCGCGCTTGATCAGTCCCGCCATGGCGCCATCCTACGTCCGGGCACTGACAGGCTCCGACGAGCGGCGGCTGGCGCCATCAGGCCCCGAGGAGCGCCGCCAGGAGGCCCGGGGCGGGGCCGGCGGCATGAGCCGACCGGGCCGGCAGGGGGCGCGGGGGCGGGCCGGTGAAGCCGGGCCCGCCAACGGCCCACGAGCCGCCGGCTCCGACGCTCACAGCCCGTCGGGGATCTCGGAGAGCATCCCGCAGATGCGGGCGTGCCAGGCGCGGGCGGAGGTGTCGGTCAGCGAGGCAATCTGGTCGATGACCGCCCGGGTGCGCCCGGCGTCGTCGTCCGCGGCCCGCCAGAGCCCGGCGAAGATCGGATCGAGGTGCTTGTCCCCCGACTCCAGGAGGGCGTCCGCCAGGTCGAAGATCTCGGTGCGCTGGATGAGGTAGACGCGCTCGTGCTCCCGGGGGGCCATGACGTAGCGGACGGCCGCGCCTTTGAGGACGAGGATCTCGGCGGCCGTGGAGGCGGGGATGACGAGGTCGGCGGCGTAGCGGGTCAGCGGGCCGTCACCGGCCACCGACCTGGTGGCCGCGGCCACCGCGCCGACGAAGCGGCCGATGAGCTGGCTCGTGAGGTTCTTGAGGGCGGCGGCGTCGGCGATGCCGTGATCGTAGGAGTCGATCCAGTACGGGGTCCCGGCCAGGCGCTCCCAGGCGGCGCCGAGCTCGTCGGCGCTGAAGGCGGTGCCGTACCAGGCCCGCGTGGCGCCGACGATGCCGTCGATCTCGCCAGGGCGGTCCAGGGCCCCCGGGTCCATGCGCCCCAGCGCGACGGCGTCCTCGACGTCGTGGACCGAGTAGCCGATGTCGTCGGCCAGGTCCATGATCTGCGACTCGATGCAGCGCCGCCCAGCCGGGGCGCCCGCGCGCATCCACTCGAAGACATCCCGGTCGGAGTCGTAGACGGAGTACTTCCGGGCGCTCTTGCCGTCCGGCCCTCCCGGCCCCTCCCCCTTGGCCCAGGGGTACTTGGCGACGGCGTCGAGGCTGGCACGGGTGAGATTGACCCCCAGGCCGCGCCCCGCGGCGTCGATGGTCTTGGGCTCCAAGCGGGTCAGGATGCGGAAGGTCTGGGCATTGCCCTCGAAGCCGCCGATCGAGCGGGCGACCTCGTTAAGCGCCTTCTCCCCGTTGTGCCCATACGGCGGGTGGCCCAGGTCATGGGAGAGGCAGGCGGCGTCGACGATGTCGGGATCGCAGCCGAGCTCCTGGCCGAGGGCCCGTCCCACCTGCGCGACCTCCAGTGAGTGGGTGAGCCGGGTGCGCACGAAATCATCGGAGGCGGGGCCAAGCACCTGGGTCTTGGCCCCCAGGCGGCGCAGGGCGGAGGAGTGCAGCACACGGGCGCGATCGCGCTCGAAGGGGGTGCGCTGGGGGTTCTTCGCCCGCTCAGCCCAGAAGCGCTCGGCGTCCTGCTGGCCGTAGCCCGCTCGGCCGCCGGGCGCCGGCAGCGGGAGGCCGGTGTCATCGCTGTGCGCTGGGAGGGTCACCAGCCCAAGGTAGCGCACGCGCCCTTGGCGACTGGCGCAGGCGTGCCGGGGCGACGGGCCCGGGAGCCGCGCGCCGACGGGCGTGTGATGCGACTCCTGGTGGGAAAAGGTGGGACGACCTGCGCCTGACGCCCGGCATTGGTATGGTCAGTGCACCCGAGGCGCCCCGATCCCCGACGGGTCCTCTCTCACTCTATCCTTGGCGCGCTGCCGGGTCGACGCCGCG includes these proteins:
- a CDS encoding DUF1800 family protein, which gives rise to MPRAESLSERPMSDGPAPAGPRHAGGGTASTVGSRRVALAALSTAAVGAVGGLSALLWESGPGSSSSAAAMGGPASGEGGPLALPDALKRTVAGGDEGDAGDTSPDPSAAGSGTNDADGASGVRGAGGARDGSGVSDDGAQAASPAQAGTGGAAQAGGTAQAGAGAAGANSGEAPFSSGSGSAPETAKTDALDVYRKAPGTADLEASSGLAPGLRLRTSSAWHLARRASIAATAEIASDIETMGATAWIDRQLAPEGIDDTYAESLVSRHYGWSRLSALEIKRITGDHSAKASPSVINAALTRMRFGNRVLAESVVELMADHVYVPIHGKGEPFITEFDVLLRKHALGRYADLLYAAVTNAALLRELDNTASTKDNPNENLGRELLELYTVGRDSYSEEDVKASTRILTGNGNDWTTMSYVYRPEQHAVGSVDVLGFSDANTDASAGQRMLKRYVEHLCHLRPTALRLAKRIARRYIADEPSDAAVEAIAKAYLDNDTSIASAVKAALTHPDFAASVGRKWRRPTEFYMTIARAAHARVAVAHGDVNVGDYFNLGTYGWLIKEAGHEPRMYGTVDGYPDTAEYWMSAGITMALWNGAQNAVDGDKRESGRTDWPTALSIAAGQPALETARRITWHLTGYAWADAELSGVAEVLAGLPGTGTAATWTVTDKHLPAFAEHAVRLCFCSPYALLR
- a CDS encoding helix-turn-helix domain-containing protein, coding for MPRMLLAMSKHALNKRSSLSSVEAAAILGVSRDTVVRAADRGEIPVRRTPGGQRRFNPDDVEAYRARLASVPQVPAALAASSGGEAA
- a CDS encoding helix-turn-helix transcriptional regulator — encoded protein: MSIAPQPSSLWIPKWTLADYLRKARLEVGMSQRDFAAALDAKPGTYAQWEAGNTQPRDVVALAKRIELLTRIPAAWILGLMDGPQPSPDGLGNDGTPAVVAGARGGLPRLDSNQQPSD
- the dnaG gene encoding DNA primase produces the protein MAGLIKREDIDAVRERARIDEVVAEHVTLKPAGVGSLKGLCPFHDERTPSFHVRPQVGMYHCFGCGEGGDVISFIQKINHLPFAEAVEHLAGRVGVQLRYEEGGGQVRRGVEPGTRQRLLDANRLAESWFIEQLATPAAQHGRDFLTSRGFDRLAAERFGVGYAPAGWDNLARRLRDAGYTEAELVESGLCSQGGQDGRRVYDRFRDRLIWPIRDVTGATLGFGARRLSEEDKGPKYLNTPETAIYHKAQVLYGLDLAKRDIAREHSIVVVEGYTDVMAAHLSGVPTAVATCGTAFGSEHVRIVRRLLGDVADPSAGVISGNRARGGEVVFTFDGDAAGQKAAMRAYAEDQHFAAQTFVAVDPHGYDPCDLRMAEGDQAIPRLLSRRIPLFEFVIRTSLGSVNLDTAEGRVSGLRAAAPVVAGIRDRALRREYTRRLAGWVGMPNEEARAAVRAYEGRAWRAEDPPPEDGGQPATAARPGLPAADDPVAALERQALEVILQMPLVAERAGADDIAPASFTLPIHRAVFEAVQAAGGTSTLPGLVERASAAGMEPREAQSRAIRHWIDLVRGGAITSVDSAITELVVAPLPLPAPRGKSPEFDAEAVRRYAEGVLAAQVRLDINRRLAELRARHRRMSPEDEGYRDLFEEITGLERRRLRIGQRP
- a CDS encoding deoxyguanosinetriphosphate triphosphohydrolase, coding for MPAPGGRAGYGQQDAERFWAERAKNPQRTPFERDRARVLHSSALRRLGAKTQVLGPASDDFVRTRLTHSLEVAQVGRALGQELGCDPDIVDAACLSHDLGHPPYGHNGEKALNEVARSIGGFEGNAQTFRILTRLEPKTIDAAGRGLGVNLTRASLDAVAKYPWAKGEGPGGPDGKSARKYSVYDSDRDVFEWMRAGAPAGRRCIESQIMDLADDIGYSVHDVEDAVALGRMDPGALDRPGEIDGIVGATRAWYGTAFSADELGAAWERLAGTPYWIDSYDHGIADAAALKNLTSQLIGRFVGAVAAATRSVAGDGPLTRYAADLVIPASTAAEILVLKGAAVRYVMAPREHERVYLIQRTEIFDLADALLESGDKHLDPIFAGLWRAADDDAGRTRAVIDQIASLTDTSARAWHARICGMLSEIPDGL